A genomic window from Ciona intestinalis chromosome 8, KH, whole genome shotgun sequence includes:
- the LOC100183735 gene encoding uncharacterized protein LOC100183735 isoform X2: MANFTFDWLTIHRRVYNGKLAGPTITVQQGDNVNITVKNNLLPPEGIVKHNSFQKPNATNLHTHGLHINSTLPSDDVFIEIPPRGNFTHVYQIEEQNPPGTYWYHAHLHGATMFHVQGGMSGLLIVEDPDNENTTALIRSVSCPFNCEHDIKLLFQPTLQYVDLDGLGFGSLQKSIGDPDVFRHLTVVNATTNKTLEDWLKVEENEVDYYTTNGLLQPVMNFSAGQTKRFRMVNAGGLTTLEMTIVDNNGVNACDFYEIAIDGVYLNKPRMPRFKKTLLVPAARVDWLVVCNKPGNYKLVSQPSPGDQISMGNFNRYNKTLLHITVTGSASNTAIDTTINLPQRPSYVGDFTQLKEDEVHGQFVIEANSATNLNRELFKTPTHYRYKIEVGKYQQWFLINTDHKKGHPMHIHVNHFQIISYNNYTGPYSLPGGKNPVTNQTEWKLFDQNDEACHFQHSGLSASDINVTANGKIGLQYLGHAARANTGAGLLGYSDIGDFRDTVLVPPLANITIRFLPHKFTGNKTIHCHILAHEDSGMMYVVDVVKPGESLNANVTSGNAYPGTCHINDPFPFNKRSAGVGVTTYRPLWIIGAVLGSIALICIVCALVQTCR, encoded by the exons ATGGCCAATTTTACATTCGATTGGCTAACAATACACAGAAGAGTATACAACGGGAAGCTAGCTGGACCAACTATAACTGTACAACAAGGAGACAATGTTAATATTACCGTG AAAAACAATCTCCTACCGCCAGAAGGAATAGTAAAACACAACTCTTTTCAAAAACCCAACGCAACCAATTTGCACACACATGGCTTACATATTAACAGTACA TTACCTTCTGATGATGTCTTCATTGAAATACCCCCTAGAGGTAACTTCACCCATGTTTATCAAATAGAAGAACAGAATCCACCTGGTACTTACTGGTATCATGCTCATCTCCACGGTGCTACCATGTTTCAT GTACAAGGTGGGATGTCAGGCTTGCTTATCGTAGAAGACCCTGATAATGAGAACACGACTGCATTGATTAGATCTGTGTCATGTCCTTTCAACTGTGAACATgatattaaacttttattcCAACCAACTTTACAATATGTAGATCTGGATGGCCTTGGGTTTGGTAGTTTGCAAAAGTCTATTGGTGATCCAGATGTGTTTAG ACACCTAACAGTGGTTAATGctacaacaaataaaacgtTAGAGGATTGGTTGAAGGTAGAGGAAAATGAGGTAGATTATTACACAACCAATGGGTTGCTGCAACCTGTTATGAACTTTTCAGCTGGTCAAACCAAAAGGTTCAG aatGGTAAATGCTGGTGGGCTGACAACACTCGAGATGACTATAGTGGATAATAATGGAGTTAATGCATGTGATTTCTATGAGATAGCAATCGATGGTGTATATCTCAACAAGCCACGAATGCCAAGGTTTAAGAAAACCCTTCTTGTCCCAGCAGCACGAGTGGATTGGTTGGTTGTTTGTAATAAACCAGGCAACTATAAG CTGGTTTCACAACCTAGTCCTGGTGACCAGATTTCTATGGGAAATTTTAACAGATATAACAAAACATTGCTGCATATTACTGTCACTGGTTCTGCCAGTAATACAGCCATAGACACAACTATTAACTTGCCCCAACGCCCAAGTTACGTGGGGGACTTTACACAGTTGAAAGAGGATGAGGTGCATGGTCAATTTGTAATTGAGGCAAACTCAGCTACAAACTTAAACAGAGAACTTTTCAAAACTCCAACACATTATAG ATACAAGATTGAGGTGGGTAAATATCAACAATGGTTTCTAATTAACACAGATCATAAGAAAGGACACCCAATGCATATTCATGTCAACCATTTTCAG ATAATAAGCTACAATAACTATACTGGACCATACAGTCTACCAGGTGGTAAAAATCCAGTTACAAACCAAACAGAATGGAAATTATTTGATCAGAATGATGAAGCTTGTCATTTTCAGCACAGTGGTCTTTCTG cTTCAGATATTAATGTCACGGCAAATGGAAAAATAGGGCTACAATATCTTGGCCACGCTGCAAGAGCAAATACAGGGGCAGGATTGCTCGGTTATTCTGATATAGGTGACTTTCGTGACACCGTTTTGGTTCCTCCGTTGGCTAATATCACG ATTCGATTCCTGCCACATAAATTCACAGGCAATAAGACAATTCATTGTCATATTCTGGCACATGAAGACTCTGGCATGATGTATGTTGTGGATGTTGTAAAACCAG GAGAAAGCTTGAATGCAAATGTTACATCAGGAAATGCATACCCAGGGACTTGTCACAT
- the LOC100183735 gene encoding uncharacterized protein LOC100183735 isoform X1 — protein MFGYSSFLLVFLVFNVESSTDCFHSKPCKNITGGGAFVEPEVVKSTNGRLAYTLNVSMANFTFDWLTIHRRVYNGKLAGPTITVQQGDNVNITVKNNLLPPEGIVKHNSFQKPNATNLHTHGLHINSTLPSDDVFIEIPPRGNFTHVYQIEEQNPPGTYWYHAHLHGATMFHVQGGMSGLLIVEDPDNENTTALIRSVSCPFNCEHDIKLLFQPTLQYVDLDGLGFGSLQKSIGDPDVFRHLTVVNATTNKTLEDWLKVEENEVDYYTTNGLLQPVMNFSAGQTKRFRMVNAGGLTTLEMTIVDNNGVNACDFYEIAIDGVYLNKPRMPRFKKTLLVPAARVDWLVVCNKPGNYKLVSQPSPGDQISMGNFNRYNKTLLHITVTGSASNTAIDTTINLPQRPSYVGDFTQLKEDEVHGQFVIEANSATNLNRELFKTPTHYRYKIEVGKYQQWFLINTDHKKGHPMHIHVNHFQIISYNNYTGPYSLPGGKNPVTNQTEWKLFDQNDEACHFQHSGLSASDINVTANGKIGLQYLGHAARANTGAGLLGYSDIGDFRDTVLVPPLANITIRFLPHKFTGNKTIHCHILAHEDSGMMYVVDVVKPGESLNANVTSGNAYPGTCHINDPFPFNKRSAGVGVTTYRPLWIIGAVLGSIALICIVCALVQTCR, from the exons ATGTTTGGttattcaagttttttacTCGTTTTCTTAGTTTTCAATGTGGAGAGCTCCACCGACTGTTTTCACAGCAAAccttgtaaaaatattacag gGGGCGGTGCATTTGTGGAACCGGAAGTTGTTAAATCAACCAATGGAAGACTTGCATACACCTTAAATGTTAGTATGGCCAATTTTACATTCGATTGGCTAACAATACACAGAAGAGTATACAACGGGAAGCTAGCTGGACCAACTATAACTGTACAACAAGGAGACAATGTTAATATTACCGTG AAAAACAATCTCCTACCGCCAGAAGGAATAGTAAAACACAACTCTTTTCAAAAACCCAACGCAACCAATTTGCACACACATGGCTTACATATTAACAGTACA TTACCTTCTGATGATGTCTTCATTGAAATACCCCCTAGAGGTAACTTCACCCATGTTTATCAAATAGAAGAACAGAATCCACCTGGTACTTACTGGTATCATGCTCATCTCCACGGTGCTACCATGTTTCAT GTACAAGGTGGGATGTCAGGCTTGCTTATCGTAGAAGACCCTGATAATGAGAACACGACTGCATTGATTAGATCTGTGTCATGTCCTTTCAACTGTGAACATgatattaaacttttattcCAACCAACTTTACAATATGTAGATCTGGATGGCCTTGGGTTTGGTAGTTTGCAAAAGTCTATTGGTGATCCAGATGTGTTTAG ACACCTAACAGTGGTTAATGctacaacaaataaaacgtTAGAGGATTGGTTGAAGGTAGAGGAAAATGAGGTAGATTATTACACAACCAATGGGTTGCTGCAACCTGTTATGAACTTTTCAGCTGGTCAAACCAAAAGGTTCAG aatGGTAAATGCTGGTGGGCTGACAACACTCGAGATGACTATAGTGGATAATAATGGAGTTAATGCATGTGATTTCTATGAGATAGCAATCGATGGTGTATATCTCAACAAGCCACGAATGCCAAGGTTTAAGAAAACCCTTCTTGTCCCAGCAGCACGAGTGGATTGGTTGGTTGTTTGTAATAAACCAGGCAACTATAAG CTGGTTTCACAACCTAGTCCTGGTGACCAGATTTCTATGGGAAATTTTAACAGATATAACAAAACATTGCTGCATATTACTGTCACTGGTTCTGCCAGTAATACAGCCATAGACACAACTATTAACTTGCCCCAACGCCCAAGTTACGTGGGGGACTTTACACAGTTGAAAGAGGATGAGGTGCATGGTCAATTTGTAATTGAGGCAAACTCAGCTACAAACTTAAACAGAGAACTTTTCAAAACTCCAACACATTATAG ATACAAGATTGAGGTGGGTAAATATCAACAATGGTTTCTAATTAACACAGATCATAAGAAAGGACACCCAATGCATATTCATGTCAACCATTTTCAG ATAATAAGCTACAATAACTATACTGGACCATACAGTCTACCAGGTGGTAAAAATCCAGTTACAAACCAAACAGAATGGAAATTATTTGATCAGAATGATGAAGCTTGTCATTTTCAGCACAGTGGTCTTTCTG cTTCAGATATTAATGTCACGGCAAATGGAAAAATAGGGCTACAATATCTTGGCCACGCTGCAAGAGCAAATACAGGGGCAGGATTGCTCGGTTATTCTGATATAGGTGACTTTCGTGACACCGTTTTGGTTCCTCCGTTGGCTAATATCACG ATTCGATTCCTGCCACATAAATTCACAGGCAATAAGACAATTCATTGTCATATTCTGGCACATGAAGACTCTGGCATGATGTATGTTGTGGATGTTGTAAAACCAG GAGAAAGCTTGAATGCAAATGTTACATCAGGAAATGCATACCCAGGGACTTGTCACAT